In Mangrovibacterium diazotrophicum, the genomic stretch ATTTTTACATCGTTCATTCTTCGTTTGAATATTACCCGGGACTACTCATCTGGCATTCGACCGATTTAATCAACTGGACTCCCATAGCGAATGCCTTACATACTTACGTGGGTTCGGTTTGGGCACCCGATCTGGTGAAATACGATGGAAAATATTACATCTACTTTCCAGCCGACAATACCAACTATGTAATTACCGCCGACAACATTGAAGGCCCCTGGAGTGAACCGGTTGAATTGCATGTCAGCATGATTGATCCGGGCCATGTCGCGGACGCAGAAGGAAATCGCTACCTGTATTTCAGCAGTGGCAGTTATGTACCCTTATCGAAAGACGGGCTTTCCATCGCCGGAGATATTCAACATAGTTACGATGGCTGGGAAATTCCCCGCGACTGGTCGATCGAATGTTATTGCATGGAAGGACCAAAATTGGTAAAGCGGGGTGATTATTATTACCTGACGGTTGCCGAAGGCGGAACAGCCGGACCTCCGACAGGACACATGGTTGTTTCCGCCCGATCGAAATCGCCACTTGGCCCTTGGGAAAATTCACCCTTCAACCCAATTTTGCGGGCCGAAACGAATAAAGAACGCTGGTGCTCGGTTGGGCACGGCACCGTATTCGACGATGGCAAAGGTAACTGGTACATGTTATTCCATGGTTACGAAAACGGCCATTACAACATGGGACGCCAAACGATGCTGGTTCCGATTGAATGGACCGAATATGGCTGGTACAAAATTCCGGATAATCTGGATATCGCCATGCCAATTGAACTTCCTAAAGGCGAGTCAATCATTCAGTCTCGCTATCCGTTGAGCGACCAGTTTGATGACAACACACTGAACCCCCAATGGAAATTCTTTGGCGGTTATGACGAAGGACGATTCACCATGGCTGACAACAGCATTACCATCGAAGGCAAAGGCCATGCAATTGCCGACTGCTCACCGATGCTCTGTATTCCATCGGATCATAATTACACCGCCGAGGTGGAAATGGAAATTGAAGGCAATGCCATTGGCGGATTAACGATGTTCTACAACCGCCAAGCTTCGTCCGGCATTTTGGCCGACAGCAACAATATTCTGACCAACATCAAAGGGTGGCAATTTGTAACCGAAAAAAACGTGATCAACCGACATGTTTATCTGCAAATTAAGAATGTCGACGATGTGGTAAACATGTTTTACAGTTTAGATGGCGAAAACTGGACGCAAACCGAGAATTCCCTGGAAGTATCCGGATTTCATCATAACGTCTTAGGCGGATTCCTTAGTTTGCGAATCGGACTGTGCGCGATTGGCGATGGAAAAGTCAAGTTTAAAAACTTTATTTATACACCTATCCCGTAACCATTTTCAAAACGAGCAAGAACAGATTTTAAAAATGCCCTATTGCCGATTGCATCAAAGCAAGGTCAATAGGGCAAATTTTGTAGTATTTAAACGAATAAATAAACAATAGTTCTAGCGTGTTCCACGGTTTCAAATCATAGCTTTCACCTTCCCAAACAAAGGCCCCTGTCACGCTATCCGGCACCCGACTAGCCATTGTTAGCACTGTTTTTTATGCTCTCAACAATGAAAGAAAGGATAAAAGATTGATGTAACAACTTAAAATAAGGTCGATTTGCCTGTAATCACAAAAGAATCAGAACTTATTGATGAATTCCATGCCCTTTAAAAATTGTTCCGAGCATTTTCAAGGGTCTGCAAAAGCGATTTCTGGAAATTTGACACCACTAAAAACAAAAGCCTCACAAGTTATTTACTTGCAAGACTTTATCGTTTTTCGGTGTGACTCAGCTGGGGCTCGAACCCAGGACCCCATCCTTAAAAGGGATGTGCTCTACCAGCTGAGCTACTGAGTCATCCTCTGTAGTGTTGCCCTTTTGTTTAAAGGCGCTGCAAAGGTAAAAACACAAAACTTATCTGCAAACTTTCGCATGCATTTTTTGAAAAAAATCGCCTTTCAGTTATCAACAATGCTTTGTTAACTGCGACTTTCAGACATCAAACAAAAAAAGTTTACATTTGTGCTTTGCTTTTAAATCAATGAAAAACAAAGTTGTTATTATTACCGGAGCATCATCCGGAATCGGAAAAGCCCTGGCTTACGAATTTGCATCGAAGGGAGCCAAATTAGTTTTGGCAGCCCGACGAATTGAATTACTTCAAGAGTTAAAACAAGAAATAACAAATACCGAAGTCGTCATTCACCCAACCGACGTTAGCCGCGAAGACGACTGCAAATCATTAATCGAAAAAGCAATTTCAACCTTTGGACAAATAGACATCCTGATTAACAATGCAGGAATTTCGATGCGGGCGATATTCGAGGACGTTGAATTGGATGTGCTCCACAAACTCATGGATGTGAACTTTTGGGGTACGGTTTACTGCTCAAAATACGCACTTCCCCACCTATTAAAAACAAAAGGGTCATTGGTTGGCATTATTTCGATCGCCGGTTTCGTGGGGCTTCCGGGAAGAACCGGGTATGCAGCCTCTAAATTTGCTATTCGCGGATTTCTGGACACCGTTCGGATTGAGAACCTCCGTAATGGCTTGCATGTACTTGTGGCCGCTCCTGGTTTTACTGCCAGCGACGTTCGCAAGTCGGCATTGACTGCCCATGGCAACAACCAGGGAGAAACGCCGCGGAACGAAGAAAAAATGATGTCGGCTGAAGTCTGTGCTCAACATATCGTGAAGGCGATTGAAAAACGCAAACGCCAATTAATACTTACTTTTTTGGAAGGTAAAATGACTGTTTTCCTCGGGAAATTCTGTCCAAAAATCCTGGATAAACTTACCTTCAAACACATGGCTAAAGAGCCGGATTCTCCGTTTAAATAAATACAAATGTTGGTTCACGAAACAAAAATTCGAGTTTATTACGAGGATACTGATAAAATGGGTGTTGTATATTACGGCAACTATCCCCGCTACTACGAAATAGGCCGCACCGAATTAATTCGCAGCCTTGGCGTCTCCTACCGCGAAATGGAAGAATCAGGTATCATGTTGCCGGCAAGCAGCCTGAAAGTAAACTACATCAAGTCGGCTTATTATGATGATTTATTGACCGTAAAAACAATTATTGAAAAAGTCCCGCTCGTCAAATTTCCAATCAAAACAGAGATTTACAACGAAAATGGAGAACTGATCAACGAGGGCGAGACCGTCCTGGCATTTTTCGATCAGAAAGCAGGAAAACCATGCCGGGCACCTCAATATTTCCGCGACAGACTGGCTGAACTTATTTAAAAACGATAGTGTTCGACTAGCGTAAAAACAAAGGAAATCACCACCACCAAGACGATAATAACACCGGCAATTTTATTAAACCACCAAAGCACCCGGAGGTTAAATTTATGCCGAAACATGCTCACCAGGCTGGTCAGCACGAGCCACCAGGCGTTCGTCCCAACAAAAACTCCTCCCACCATCGAAATCGCCTGCGAAGGATCGTCCATCTGAAAAACGATTCCGGAACTGGCAAAAACAGCCAGGAATATAAAAACGACCATGGGATTAGGGAACGTAATCAAAAAGGTTGAGAGAAAATCCTGGAAATAGGAGTTCCCTTTTCGCCGGAATTTGCGCAAATCAGTCACCGGGTCTTTGAAGAAAATATGTATCCCCAGTGCGAGCACCATCAACCCACCAAAAATCTGGAACGCCATCTCATGCGAACGAATGAAATCGATAATATAAGTTATACTAAAACCAGCAACAACCGCATAAATCGTATCCGAAACCGATGCACCCATGCCCGACAGGAATCCACTAATCCTGTTCTTGTTCACCGTCCGCTGAATGATTAGAATTCCGATCGGCCCCAATGGTACGGAAACGGCCAATCCTACGATTACCCCTTTTAAGAATAGCGATAGAAACATGCTACAAAAATAACATAAATGCATTTTACAAAAAGTGTGCATCCATATTTAGCAGAATTTTTAACAAATGCCCACCTGCTCAATTTTTAGTTTGTAAATTTAGGCCTCCCAATCAGACTCTAAAAACAAAAATGATACGATCATGAAAAGACTATCACTCCTTTCAATTCTACTTCTGTTAATAACACAACTCATGGCACAGGATTTAAAAATCAAGCTTTGGCCCGACGGAGCTCCAAATAAAACAACAGTTCCGGGAGAAGAAAAATACTACATCAACAACGGCACCTACCGATACGAAAATATATCCGAGGCAGAACTCTTTGTTTATCTTCCCGAAGAACAGAAAAACACCGGAGCAGCAGTGGTTATTTGCCCGGGAGGAGGCTATTGGGTTGAAGCAATTGATCACGAAGGATTTCAGATTGCTGAATATTTGAAAGGAAAAGGGGTTGCTGCCATCGTGCTGAAATACCGTCTTCCTTATGGAAACTCGGAAGTCCCCCTATCTGATGCGCTCCAAGCCATCCGATACGTGCGCTCAAAAGCTGACGAATGGCACCTTGATCCTTCCAAAGTCGGTATTGCTGGGGCTTCAGCCGGAGGCCACCTCGCTTCGACTGCCGGTACACATTTCACCCTGGGAGACGCCAACGCTACTGACCCGTTGCAGAAATTGAGCAGTCGCCCGGATTTTATGCTACTACTCTACCCCGTCATCAGTTTTGACGAAAAAATCACTCATGTGGGCTCCAGAACCAACCTGATTGGAAAAACCAACGACTGGAAAATCGCTTCTGAATTTTCTAACGAGCTTCAAGTCACAGAAGATACGCCTCCGACTTTCCTGGTATTAGCCGATGACGATCACGGCGTTGTACCCGAAAATTCGATCCGCTTTTACATGGCCTTGAAGAAATACGATATACCTGCCGAGATGCATATTTTTGCCAAAGGCGGACACGGATTTGGAATGAAAAAATTGAATTTGCCGACCGAAAAATGGCCCGATCTATTTTACGAATGGATGCAAACCATGCAAATCGTTCCTAACCCGTAAATCGTCGGAATACAAAATGATATGCTGATAAAAGTCAAGGAATTAATTCTTGGCTTTTTTCATTTACAACGGTACTTTTGATAAACCAATTTTCAAACGCAACAAAAGCTTTGAACAACACACAGTATATGAATTCAGAAAACCACCCCACCGAAGTCTTTAAATTTTGTCCGCGCTGCGGTTCCGATAAGTTCACAACTTCGGGCCCGCGCTCCAAGCATTGCCCGGATTGCTCGTTCAGTTATTTCTTCAACGCATCGGCTGCAGCAAGCGCTTTGATTTTTGACGACGAAGGCCGCCTGATGTTGACGCGCCGGGGAATCAATCCACACAAAGGCAAACTCGACCTTCCCGGAGGCTTTGTTGAACACGATGAATCGGCAGAAGAGGCCATTATTCGGGAGCTGCACGAAGAGCTGGGAGCTGAAGTTCAGGACCTCAAGTTCTACGGTACTTTCCCGAATCAATATGAATTTTCAGGGATAATTGTGTACACGCTCGATTCAACTTTTATTATAAAACTAAAATCGTTGGACAACCTGCATCCGCAGGACGATATCACGGGAATTGAATTTCACAAGTTGGAGGATATCGACTTGAATGACATTCCCTTTCGGTCCATTCAAAATACAATCAAAAAACTACGAGAAAACAACTAGCATGAAGGTAATTATACAACAGCGTCTTGTACGCTTACGACAGGAAATGGCAAAATCCGGTTTGGATGCCTTATACATTTCAGGAACAGATCCGCATCAAAGCGAATACCTCCCCGACTATTGGCAGGTACGCGAATTTATTTCGGGTTTCAACGGATCAGCCGGCTTCCTGATGATCACCAAAGATGCTGCTGCACTTTGGACTGATTCGCGCTATTTTCTGCAAGCAACAGACCAACTTGCAGGAACCGGCATCGACCTGATGAAACTTCGGGTGGAAGGAACGCCCAGCCCGGCTGAATGGGTCGGAAATTTACTGCCGGCGCAAAGCCTGATCGGCACGGATGCAGCCTGCCTATCGATCGCGCAATTCAAGACACTGAAACAAAGCCTGGCATCGAACGATCAAAAGTTAACCGACTGCGGCGATCTGATGAAAACAATCTGGGAAAACCGACCGCCACTCCCGCTTGATCCGATTTTTGAACATGACACCAAATACACCGGGCGAACCCGCCTCGAAAAAATCGAGTTGATCCGGCAGCAAACAAAAGCAGCCAAAGCACAAGCAACATTGCTGACAGCCTTGGACGACATCGCCTGGACCTTCAACTTGCGGGGGTGCGATATTTCATACAACCCGGTTTTCTTGTCTTTCGCGCTAATTACCGAGACTACTATTTCACTCTATATTGATGGTGAAAAAGTATTGCCTGGTTTGAATCAGAAACTCGTGTCAGAAGGAATTAGTGTGAAAGAATATGCTGCCATCTACGAAGACTTGGCGTTGCTTTCGGGCAAAATATTGATTGATCCGGATCGGACAAATCAGGCATTGCTCGAAGCAATTTCACCCGATGCATCGATTAGCTATCAATTGTCGATCCCAACGATTCTGAAAGCAACGAAAACAGATCACGAACTTGAGATGATCAAACTGGCGATGCGCAAAGACGGCATTGCTTTGGTCAAGTTTCTGTATTGGCTCTCCAAAACTGTTGGTACCGAAGAAATAAACGAATACGATGTGTTGCTGAAACTGGACGAATTTCGGGCAACTCAGGATGGCTTTAAAGGAGCCAGCTTTTATTCAATCGTCGGCTACAACGGCAATGGTGCAATCGTTCACCGCTCGGTGACAAAAGAAACCGCTGCTCCAATCAAGGCAGAAGGAATTTTGCTGATTGACTCCGGCGGCCAGTACCTTGAAGGAACAACTGACATTACCCGGACGATTGCACTTGGTAAAGTGGGTACGTTAGCCAAAGAAGATTACACTTTGGTTTTAAAAGGTACAATTGGATTGGCCGAGGTCAAATTTCCGGCAAACACACCGGGGGCCAACATCGATTTGGCAGCACGCCAAGCACTGTGGCAAACAGGACGAAATTACGGGCATGGCACCGGCCACGGAATTGGCTTCTTCCTCAATGTTCACGAAGGACCGATGAGCATCCGCCAGGAATACAACAACCGCGTAATCGAACCGGGAATGGTTATTTCGGATGAGCCTGCTTTTTATCGTGAAGGTCAATACGGAATACGAACTGAAAATGTAATTGCTTGCCGCGAATGGATCACC encodes the following:
- a CDS encoding family 43 glycosylhydrolase; this encodes MKTLFTILIACLGLLAQAQNTVPTSSYSNPIFAGDYPDPSILRDGDDFYIVHSSFEYYPGLLIWHSTDLINWTPIANALHTYVGSVWAPDLVKYDGKYYIYFPADNTNYVITADNIEGPWSEPVELHVSMIDPGHVADAEGNRYLYFSSGSYVPLSKDGLSIAGDIQHSYDGWEIPRDWSIECYCMEGPKLVKRGDYYYLTVAEGGTAGPPTGHMVVSARSKSPLGPWENSPFNPILRAETNKERWCSVGHGTVFDDGKGNWYMLFHGYENGHYNMGRQTMLVPIEWTEYGWYKIPDNLDIAMPIELPKGESIIQSRYPLSDQFDDNTLNPQWKFFGGYDEGRFTMADNSITIEGKGHAIADCSPMLCIPSDHNYTAEVEMEIEGNAIGGLTMFYNRQASSGILADSNNILTNIKGWQFVTEKNVINRHVYLQIKNVDDVVNMFYSLDGENWTQTENSLEVSGFHHNVLGGFLSLRIGLCAIGDGKVKFKNFIYTPIP
- a CDS encoding SDR family oxidoreductase, with the protein product MKNKVVIITGASSGIGKALAYEFASKGAKLVLAARRIELLQELKQEITNTEVVIHPTDVSREDDCKSLIEKAISTFGQIDILINNAGISMRAIFEDVELDVLHKLMDVNFWGTVYCSKYALPHLLKTKGSLVGIISIAGFVGLPGRTGYAASKFAIRGFLDTVRIENLRNGLHVLVAAPGFTASDVRKSALTAHGNNQGETPRNEEKMMSAEVCAQHIVKAIEKRKRQLILTFLEGKMTVFLGKFCPKILDKLTFKHMAKEPDSPFK
- a CDS encoding acyl-CoA thioesterase; translation: MLVHETKIRVYYEDTDKMGVVYYGNYPRYYEIGRTELIRSLGVSYREMEESGIMLPASSLKVNYIKSAYYDDLLTVKTIIEKVPLVKFPIKTEIYNENGELINEGETVLAFFDQKAGKPCRAPQYFRDRLAELI
- a CDS encoding LysE family translocator translates to MFLSLFLKGVIVGLAVSVPLGPIGILIIQRTVNKNRISGFLSGMGASVSDTIYAVVAGFSITYIIDFIRSHEMAFQIFGGLMVLALGIHIFFKDPVTDLRKFRRKGNSYFQDFLSTFLITFPNPMVVFIFLAVFASSGIVFQMDDPSQAISMVGGVFVGTNAWWLVLTSLVSMFRHKFNLRVLWWFNKIAGVIIVLVVVISFVFTLVEHYRF
- a CDS encoding alpha/beta hydrolase; protein product: MKRLSLLSILLLLITQLMAQDLKIKLWPDGAPNKTTVPGEEKYYINNGTYRYENISEAELFVYLPEEQKNTGAAVVICPGGGYWVEAIDHEGFQIAEYLKGKGVAAIVLKYRLPYGNSEVPLSDALQAIRYVRSKADEWHLDPSKVGIAGASAGGHLASTAGTHFTLGDANATDPLQKLSSRPDFMLLLYPVISFDEKITHVGSRTNLIGKTNDWKIASEFSNELQVTEDTPPTFLVLADDDHGVVPENSIRFYMALKKYDIPAEMHIFAKGGHGFGMKKLNLPTEKWPDLFYEWMQTMQIVPNP
- a CDS encoding NUDIX domain-containing protein — encoded protein: MNSENHPTEVFKFCPRCGSDKFTTSGPRSKHCPDCSFSYFFNASAAASALIFDDEGRLMLTRRGINPHKGKLDLPGGFVEHDESAEEAIIRELHEELGAEVQDLKFYGTFPNQYEFSGIIVYTLDSTFIIKLKSLDNLHPQDDITGIEFHKLEDIDLNDIPFRSIQNTIKKLRENN
- a CDS encoding aminopeptidase P family protein, with the protein product MKVIIQQRLVRLRQEMAKSGLDALYISGTDPHQSEYLPDYWQVREFISGFNGSAGFLMITKDAAALWTDSRYFLQATDQLAGTGIDLMKLRVEGTPSPAEWVGNLLPAQSLIGTDAACLSIAQFKTLKQSLASNDQKLTDCGDLMKTIWENRPPLPLDPIFEHDTKYTGRTRLEKIELIRQQTKAAKAQATLLTALDDIAWTFNLRGCDISYNPVFLSFALITETTISLYIDGEKVLPGLNQKLVSEGISVKEYAAIYEDLALLSGKILIDPDRTNQALLEAISPDASISYQLSIPTILKATKTDHELEMIKLAMRKDGIALVKFLYWLSKTVGTEEINEYDVLLKLDEFRATQDGFKGASFYSIVGYNGNGAIVHRSVTKETAAPIKAEGILLIDSGGQYLEGTTDITRTIALGKVGTLAKEDYTLVLKGTIGLAEVKFPANTPGANIDLAARQALWQTGRNYGHGTGHGIGFFLNVHEGPMSIRQEYNNRVIEPGMVISDEPAFYREGQYGIRTENVIACREWITTDYGRFLQFETLTLCPIDTRLIERKLLSESEINWLNDYHHRCYDELSPFVNDEEKEFLKQTTAAI